One genomic segment of Sminthopsis crassicaudata isolate SCR6 chromosome 4, ASM4859323v1, whole genome shotgun sequence includes these proteins:
- the LOC141565928 gene encoding small ribosomal subunit protein eS12-like, translating into MAKEGIAAGGVMDVNIALQKVLKTALIHDGLARGICEAAKALDNRQAHLCVLASNCDEPMYVKLVEALCAEHQINLIKVDDNKKLGEWVGLCKIDREEKPRKVVGCSCVVVKDYGKESQAKDVIEEYFKCKK; encoded by the coding sequence ATGGCCAAGGAAGGCATTGCTGCTGGAGGTGTAATGGACGTTAACATTGCTCTACAAAAAGTGCTGAAGACCGCACTCATCCACGATGGCTTAGCTCGTGGAATTTGTGAAGCTGCCAAAGCCTTGGACAACCGCCAAGCCCATCTTTGTGTTCTTGCTTCCAACTGTGATGAACCTATGTATGTAAAGTTGGTTGAGGCCCTGTGTGCTGAACACCAAATCAACTTGATCAAGGTTGATGACAACAAGAAGCTGGGTGAATGGGTAGGCCTCTGTAAAATTGATAGGGAGGAAAAACCCCGAAAAGTGGTTGGCTGCAGTTGCGTGGTTGTTAAGGACTATGGCAAGGAATCTCAGGCCAAAGATGTCAtcgaagaatattttaaatgcaagaaatga